The Deltaproteobacteria bacterium genome segment CTCTATGATCGCGTCCTTGAGCTCCGGTATGCCGCCCACCGGCGTGTACTTGGTGTGACCTTCGCGCAGGGCCTTGACGGCGGCGAGCTTTATGTTGTCGGGCGTGTCGAAGTCGGGCTCGCCGGCCGCAAAACTCAGGATGTCGCGGCCCTCGGCCCGCAGGGCCTTGGCCCGCGCCGTAACCGCAAGGGTCGCCGATTCCTCGAGGTTGTCGACTCGCTTTGCCAGGAAATTCATATGCCTCCCTTTCCTCCGTACCTCTTATTAAGGAAGCTCCGGTTTATTGCACCGGGGGAAACTTTCTGAAGAAGGGCCACAGGCCCACGTTTCCCCCCCCGCCCCATCGTATGTTATTCGGATCTTCGGCTGCACCGGGGGTTCGGCCCGCGCCAGGCGGGATTTTTTACGCCTTTGCGGCCCGACCCCCCGGTACAGCCCCCCGAGGCAGCGACGCGGGCAGGACGCCCCCTTCAAAGACTTTTAATACGACTTGGTTTCCCCCTGTTTTGCTTGGCAAAACAGGGGGAAACCAAGTCGCGTTAAAAGTTTCTGGAGGGAGTCTGAGGGAACCTTTTTACAAAAAAGGTTCCCTCAGGTGAGGCGCTTTTCCTTGAGTTTCGCGGCCACTGCGGCGGTGACGAAGGGGTCGAGATCTCCGCCGAGCCCGGCTATCTGTTTTATGAAGCGCGAGCTTACGGCCGTGTACTCGTCGGCCGTCATCATGAAGACCGTCTCTATATCGGCCGCGAGCTTGCGGTTTATGAGGGCCATCTGGAATTCGTACTCGAAGTCCGAGACCACGCGCAGCCCCCGCACTATCACGCCCGCCTCCCTGCGCCTTACGTACTCGACGAGTAGCGTGTCGAAACTCTCGACCTCCACGTCGTCGTAGTCCTTTATCTCGTCCGCTATCATGGCCACGCGCTCGTTTACGTCGAAGAGCGTGGTCTTGGACGTAGTCTCGGCGACGGCCACTATGAGGCGGTCGAAGAGCTTGCGGCAGCGGGCTATGATGTCGAGGTGTCCCTTTGTGACGGGGTCGAAAGTTCCCGGGTAGACGGCTATGTGCTTTGTCATGGGCCGGTCTTCCTGAACAGATGTATCACCGTGTCGCCGTAGCGCCGCCTGTCGACCTCGACGAGTCCTTCGGGGCCGGTCTCCACGGGTCTGTGGCGCCACGTCTCGGCCGCCACGAGCGCGCCGTCGGCGAGTATGGAAGAGTCCGCCAGGGCCTTGAGCGTTCCTTCCATGAGTCCTGCGTGGTAGGGCGGGTCGACTATGACGAGGTCGAAGCGTTCGCCGAGCCGTTCGAGGCCGGCTATGGCGGCGGCCGCCGGTTTTGCGAGCACCCGGGCGCGGTCGGCGAGACCGCAGCGCGCGAGGTTTTTTCTCACCGTGTCGAGGGCGGGCTTCGAGATGTCGACGAAGACGGCGCACCGGGCGCCGCGGCTCAGCGCCTCGATGCCCATGGCGCCGCTCCCGGCGAAGAGGTCGAGCACCCTCGCCTCGGACGTTCGGCCCGCGAGTATGTTGAAGAGGGCCTGGCGCACCTTGTCGGACGTGGGCCTTACGCCCCGGGCGGGGCTTGCAAGCCTTCTGCCCCTGAGGCTCCCTCCCGTAATTCTCATCGCCGGGGCCTGTCGCTTATTGCGCCGCCCCCTTCTCGCCGATGACCTTCACGGAGATGAGCCTGGAGCGCGGCCCGTCGAACTCGGAGAAGTATATGTCCTGCCACTGGCCCAGGGCCACCCGGCCCTTTGTCACGGGAAGGGCCACGTTTCCGCCCACGAGAAGCGACTTTATGTGGGCGTCGGCGTTGCGGCCGTACTCGCCCTTGTTGTGGCGGAAGGTGGAGCGTTTGGGGACCAGCTCGCTCATGAAGTCCTGGAAGTCGAGCTCCAGGTCCTTGTCGCTGTTGTTGAGGTGCACGGCCGCCGTCGTATGGCCCGTGGATACGAGCACCATGCCGTCCTCGACGCCGCCCTCCTGTATGATGGCCTCGACCTGCG includes the following:
- the rsmD gene encoding 16S rRNA (guanine(966)-N(2))-methyltransferase RsmD, giving the protein MRITGGSLRGRRLASPARGVRPTSDKVRQALFNILAGRTSEARVLDLFAGSGAMGIEALSRGARCAVFVDISKPALDTVRKNLARCGLADRARVLAKPAAAAIAGLERLGERFDLVIVDPPYHAGLMEGTLKALADSSILADGALVAAETWRHRPVETGPEGLVEVDRRRYGDTVIHLFRKTGP
- a CDS encoding YjbQ family protein translates to MKVFTSSIRLTTTRETEEVCITTQVEAIIQEGGVEDGMVLVSTGHTTAAVHLNNSDKDLELDFQDFMSELVPKRSTFRHNKGEYGRNADAHIKSLLVGGNVALPVTKGRVALGQWQDIYFSEFDGPRSRLISVKVIGEKGAAQ
- a CDS encoding pantetheine-phosphate adenylyltransferase, with translation MTKHIAVYPGTFDPVTKGHLDIIARCRKLFDRLIVAVAETTSKTTLFDVNERVAMIADEIKDYDDVEVESFDTLLVEYVRRREAGVIVRGLRVVSDFEYEFQMALINRKLAADIETVFMMTADEYTAVSSRFIKQIAGLGGDLDPFVTAAVAAKLKEKRLT